One stretch of Nocardia mangyaensis DNA includes these proteins:
- a CDS encoding SDR family NAD(P)-dependent oxidoreductase: MREYLRRATAELQQTRRRLRSAEAQNSEPIAIVGMACRYPGGVMTPEDLWRLVDNGVDAVSGMPTDRGWDINRIYDPEPGIPGKTYSTEGGFLYEAGDFDPAFFGISPREALATDPQQRLLLEVSWEAIERANIDPTSLRGSATGVFAGVMYHDYGHSVNAAASTGGSLVSGRVSYTLGLEGPSVTVDTACSSSLVALHLAAQALRNGECEVALASGVAVMSTPGAMIEFSRQRGLAPDGRCKSFSESADGVGWAEGVGVLVLERLSDARRRGHRVLAVVRGSAVNSDGASNGLTAPNGPAQQRVIRAALASARLSTADVDVVEAHGTGTVLGDPIEAQALLATYGQNRGESAPLWLGSLKSNMGHAQAAAGVAGIIKMVEAMRHEVLPRSLYADVPSGKVDWSAGAVELLVREQAWPVGERVRRAGVSSFGISGTNAHVIVEEPPREVAAEGGEPAPGDTTPTSQLLPLVISGRTASALRDQAGRLSSWLAEADPAPTLADIGAELAARAGLEHRAAIIADSRDELIAGLNALAAEGQSPRVLQGLVRRSGRVGFLFSGQGSQRLGMGRQLHEQFPVFAAAFDEVSGVLDAELSRWLGEPVVLADVVWGEDADRLEQTVFAQASLFAFEVSLFRLLESLGVRVDVVAGHSVGEIAAAHVAGVFSLGDAARMVAARGALMQRLPAGGSMVAVAASEEVVGPLLVPGVGIAAVNSAAAVVISGSSAAVDAVVEVLTERGVRTKALRVSHAFHSELMDPMLDEFAAQIAGLTFHQPTLALVSTVTGDYLTEELTDPRYWVGQVRSPVRFAAAVAAIVADGVSTFVEIGPGAALSVLGPECVEENVASFIPSARSDGDEVRATIEVLGRLFTRGAVLAGDKVFGTRAPVELPTYAFQHERFWLEPDPQTGDAVGLGQVAAGHPLLGATVALPDGTVVMTGRLVLMSQSWLADHAVMGAVLVPGTGLVEMALQVGGQVGCARLDELTLHAPLLIPDTAGVQIRVTVTQTDDATRRAVTIHSRVESTEQGLGATESPWVLHAEGVLLGMDAVEADVPGFADLQDWPPREATPMDLDGAYDVLADNGYNYGPTFQGLRRAWQRGGELFAEVEIPERGYVDAGRFGLHPALLDSAMHPILLHWGVGGDRPMQLPYSWRGVSLRLVGATGLRVRLTPHGDNALSVVATDDSGAPVLSVDGLHTRPVSAEQLSAAGRSVREPLFRVHWPQIAAPTADPAVPVLPWDRRGEAVPGAVVYWESTDLATDGDVPGALRTATTAALGALREWLAEENYAEVTLVVVTHGAVADTVTDLAGSTIWGLARSAQAEATGRILVLDIAPGAETEIGAIVGAAAATEELELLWRDEAFAASRLVRVPVAPPPESAEPAFGTGTVLVTGGTGGLGALAARHLIGEHGVRRLLLVSRSGPAATGAEELRAELAETGVEVEIAACDVSDRAELAALLAAIPAEYPLTGIVHSAGVADAGLLGDSTPERLDAVLRPKADAAWYLHELTAELPLSAFVLFSSIAGVLVPGGQGLYAAANAFLDGLATRRRAAGLPATSLVYGLWETEAGLGRLLADSDRKRMQRLGFPALSAEAGLRLFDGAVASTDPVLVATVVDLAALRERNNQGGRIYALPPLLRGLVGGLGKSGGRDAGALRRQLAGLSPEQRHDVLLTLVRNSAASVLGHGSAAEIEEERAFSELGFDSLTGVEFRNNLKSATGLQLPATLVFDYPTSRAVAEYLLGELDDLPAEAVVPTLSSTTLDEPVAIVGMACRYPGGVASPEDLWRLVDNGVDAVSGFPADRGWDVANLYDPEQGDNAQTEEGGFLYAAGDFDPAFFGISPREALTMDPQERLLLETAWEAIERAGVDATTLRGSATGVFAGSMYHDYGYGMNAASSTGGSLVSGRVSYTLGLEGPSVTVDTACSSSLVALHLAAQALRNGECELALAGGVAVMSTPAMFAEFSRQGGLSSDGRCKSFSESADGVGWAEGVGVLVLERLSDARRRGHRVLAVVRGSAVNSDGASNGLTAPNGPAQQRVIRAALANARLSAGDVDVVEAHGTGTVLGDPIEAQALLATYGQNRGESAPLWLGSLKSNMGHAQAAAGVAGIIKMIQAMRHEVLPRSLYADVPSGKVDWSAGQVELLVQEQAWPVGERVRRAGVSSFGISGTNAHVIVEEPPRDLAPASDVPAELPVAPVVLSARSAVALREQAQRVLSWLTDVDPAIAVADIGAGLAARAALEHRAAVVAADRGELRAALHAIASGDTVASVVRRSSRLGVLFSGQGSQRLGMGRQLYERFPVFAAVFDEVSGVLDVELSRWLGEPVVLADVVWGEDSDRLEQTVFAQASLFAFEVSLFRLLESLGVRVDVVAGHSVGEISAAHVAGVFSLGDAARMVAARGALMQRLPAGGSMVSVAAAEETVRPLLVPGVGIAAVNSPASVVISGSDATVETVVAALTEQGVRTKALRVSHAFHSDLMEPMLSEFEKELAGMEFGTPRLTAVSTVTGGRVEDQWSDPRYWVDQVRAPVRFADAVATIAADGVTTFVEVGPGAALSVLGPECVSGGEAVFLPVLRSDGDEARGVLGLLGGLFTRGVGIGWDKVFGTRPPIDLPTYAFQHERFWLPSGQRSTDAAGLGQRAAGHPLLGAAIELPDGSVVMTGRLDRKAQPWLADHAVLGTVLVPGTGLVEMALQAGGQVGCDHLDELTLHAPLLVPESGGVQVRVSVGTPGEQGQRPVTVHSRAESTGVEPVWMLHAEGALRATAEDADRTGFDELLDWPPRDATPLAIEGAYELLADNGYTYGPTFQGLRQAWQRGNELFAEVSLRENAFADAARFGLHPALLDSALHAILLSWGVGGERQMLLPYSWRGVAQQLTGATSLRVRMTPKADNALSVYAADESGSPVLAVDALHTRPVSIDQLAPGASAPSAPMYRVDWTPVPPPSTETTLPVLDWAQRDEVGQGTVVVWEPTPVDGEVPDAVRAATHEALAVLQEWISEERYAGAVLVVRTCGAVAATPGESADLVGAAVRGLARSAQTEAAGRIVVLDIAPGAQVPADAAVVTGEPELIHRDGTFLQPRLLRLARPEDGQSFSAEGTALITGGTGGLGALVARHLVTAHGVRDLLLVSRSGAAAAGAQELRAELVELGATVGIEACDVADRADLARVLAGIPADRPLTSVVHSAGVLDDAMIGSLTPERLDTVLRPKSDAAWHLHELTAHQPLSAFVLFSSIAGVLGAAGQGNYAAANTALGALAAHRKAAGLPALTVAWGLWDLGMGEGLADQDRKRMARIGLGALQPEQGLGMLDDALRTDTDVVVLAKFDRTALGAAGAMVPPLLRTLAGGAAKPGRDSGALRRQLSNMTPDQQHTVVLKLVRSVAAAVLGHGSANEIEEDRAFSELGFDSLTSVEFRNHLNAATGLPLPATLVFDYPTPTALAHNIVESLGIEKTDSTSLLIKDIDRLGESIATQVTDDRDRAKIIGQLELLIDKWRDTGGLLEDSAGVTDYSEVSDDELFAVLDDELDLQ; this comes from the coding sequence CTGCGCGAATACCTGCGGCGGGCCACGGCGGAATTGCAGCAGACCCGTCGACGGTTGCGGTCCGCGGAGGCGCAGAATTCCGAGCCGATCGCCATCGTGGGCATGGCCTGCCGTTACCCCGGTGGCGTGATGACGCCCGAGGACCTGTGGCGCTTGGTCGACAACGGTGTGGACGCGGTCTCGGGCATGCCGACCGACCGCGGCTGGGACATCAACCGGATCTACGACCCCGAGCCCGGCATTCCGGGCAAGACCTACTCCACCGAGGGCGGTTTCCTCTACGAGGCAGGCGATTTCGACCCGGCCTTCTTCGGCATCTCACCGCGCGAAGCGCTGGCCACCGATCCGCAGCAGCGACTGCTGCTGGAAGTCTCGTGGGAGGCGATCGAGCGGGCCAACATCGATCCGACCTCGCTGCGCGGTTCGGCGACCGGCGTCTTCGCCGGGGTGATGTACCACGACTACGGCCATTCCGTGAATGCCGCCGCGAGCACCGGCGGCAGCCTGGTCTCAGGCCGGGTGTCCTACACGCTCGGTCTCGAGGGGCCGTCGGTGACGGTGGATACGGCGTGCTCGTCGTCGCTGGTGGCGCTGCATCTGGCCGCGCAGGCGCTGCGCAACGGCGAATGCGAGGTGGCGCTGGCCAGTGGCGTCGCCGTCATGTCGACGCCCGGCGCGATGATCGAGTTCTCCCGGCAGCGTGGTCTCGCGCCGGATGGGCGGTGTAAGTCGTTCTCGGAGTCGGCTGATGGGGTCGGTTGGGCCGAGGGTGTGGGTGTGCTGGTGTTGGAGCGGTTGTCGGATGCTCGGCGTCGTGGGCATCGGGTGTTGGCGGTGGTGCGTGGTTCGGCGGTGAATTCCGATGGTGCGTCGAATGGTTTGACGGCGCCGAATGGTCCTGCGCAGCAGCGGGTCATCCGGGCGGCGCTGGCGAGTGCACGCCTGTCGACCGCCGATGTGGATGTCGTCGAAGCCCACGGCACTGGCACGGTGCTGGGTGATCCGATCGAGGCCCAGGCACTGTTGGCGACCTATGGGCAGAATCGCGGGGAGAGCGCACCGCTGTGGCTGGGGTCGTTGAAGTCGAACATGGGCCATGCGCAGGCTGCCGCGGGTGTCGCCGGGATCATCAAGATGGTCGAGGCCATGCGGCACGAGGTGTTGCCGCGATCGTTGTACGCGGACGTGCCGTCGGGGAAGGTCGACTGGTCGGCGGGTGCGGTCGAATTGCTTGTCCGAGAGCAGGCGTGGCCGGTGGGGGAGCGGGTGCGTCGGGCGGGTGTCTCCTCGTTCGGGATCTCGGGCACGAATGCTCATGTGATCGTGGAAGAACCGCCGCGTGAGGTGGCGGCCGAGGGCGGCGAGCCGGCCCCGGGCGATACCACGCCGACGAGTCAGCTGCTGCCGCTGGTGATCTCGGGCAGGACCGCGAGCGCGCTGCGGGACCAGGCCGGCCGTCTGTCCAGCTGGCTCGCCGAGGCCGATCCCGCACCGACGCTCGCCGACATCGGCGCCGAGCTCGCCGCCCGCGCGGGTCTCGAGCACCGCGCAGCGATCATCGCCGACAGCCGTGACGAGTTGATCGCGGGCCTGAATGCCCTTGCTGCCGAGGGCCAATCACCGCGCGTCCTGCAAGGGCTGGTGCGTCGCTCCGGTCGCGTGGGCTTCCTCTTCTCGGGACAGGGTTCGCAGCGGCTGGGTATGGGCCGACAGCTGCACGAGCAGTTCCCGGTCTTCGCGGCGGCGTTCGACGAGGTGTCCGGTGTGCTCGATGCGGAGCTGAGTCGCTGGCTGGGTGAGCCGGTGGTGTTGGCTGATGTGGTTTGGGGTGAAGACGCGGATCGGTTGGAGCAGACGGTGTTCGCGCAGGCGTCGTTGTTCGCGTTCGAGGTGTCGCTGTTTCGTCTGCTCGAGTCCCTGGGTGTGCGTGTCGATGTCGTCGCGGGTCATTCGGTGGGTGAGATCGCCGCCGCGCATGTCGCTGGTGTGTTCTCGCTCGGTGACGCGGCACGTATGGTCGCGGCTCGTGGTGCGTTGATGCAGCGGCTCCCGGCTGGTGGCTCGATGGTCGCCGTCGCGGCGAGCGAAGAGGTCGTCGGGCCGCTGCTGGTTCCCGGTGTCGGTATCGCGGCAGTGAACAGTGCTGCCGCAGTAGTCATCTCGGGTTCGTCGGCGGCTGTCGACGCGGTGGTCGAGGTACTGACCGAACGCGGCGTGCGGACCAAGGCGCTGCGCGTCTCGCACGCGTTCCACTCGGAGCTGATGGACCCCATGCTCGACGAGTTCGCGGCGCAGATCGCCGGACTCACCTTCCACCAGCCCACCCTCGCCCTCGTCTCGACGGTGACCGGCGACTACCTCACCGAGGAGCTCACCGACCCGCGCTACTGGGTCGGCCAGGTGCGCTCCCCGGTCCGCTTCGCCGCCGCGGTCGCGGCCATCGTGGCCGACGGTGTGTCCACCTTCGTCGAGATCGGTCCCGGCGCCGCGCTGTCGGTACTCGGGCCGGAGTGCGTCGAGGAGAACGTCGCGAGCTTCATTCCATCCGCGCGCTCCGATGGTGACGAGGTCCGCGCCACCATCGAGGTGCTCGGGCGCCTGTTCACCCGGGGCGCCGTGCTCGCCGGGGACAAGGTGTTCGGCACGCGCGCCCCGGTCGAGCTGCCCACCTACGCCTTTCAGCACGAACGCTTCTGGCTCGAACCCGATCCGCAGACCGGCGACGCTGTCGGCCTGGGCCAGGTCGCTGCCGGTCACCCGCTGCTCGGCGCCACCGTCGCGCTGCCCGACGGGACGGTCGTGATGACCGGCAGGCTGGTGCTGATGTCGCAGTCCTGGCTGGCCGATCACGCCGTCATGGGCGCGGTCCTCGTGCCGGGCACCGGCCTGGTCGAGATGGCGTTGCAGGTCGGCGGTCAGGTCGGCTGCGCGCGCCTGGACGAACTCACCCTGCACGCGCCCCTGCTCATCCCGGACACCGCCGGTGTCCAGATCCGGGTCACCGTGACGCAGACCGACGACGCCACCCGGCGCGCGGTCACCATCCACAGCCGCGTCGAGAGCACCGAGCAGGGTCTCGGCGCGACCGAGTCGCCGTGGGTACTGCACGCCGAGGGCGTGTTGCTCGGGATGGACGCGGTCGAGGCCGATGTGCCCGGCTTCGCCGACCTGCAGGACTGGCCCCCGCGCGAGGCGACGCCGATGGATCTGGACGGCGCCTATGACGTGCTCGCCGACAACGGCTACAACTACGGCCCCACTTTCCAGGGCCTGCGCCGCGCCTGGCAGCGCGGTGGGGAACTGTTCGCCGAGGTCGAGATCCCCGAGCGCGGCTATGTCGACGCGGGCCGCTTCGGCCTGCACCCCGCCCTGCTCGACTCGGCGATGCACCCGATCCTGCTGCACTGGGGCGTCGGCGGCGACCGGCCGATGCAGCTGCCGTACTCCTGGCGCGGGGTCTCGCTGCGGTTGGTCGGCGCGACCGGGCTGCGGGTGCGGCTGACCCCGCACGGCGACAACGCGCTGAGCGTGGTCGCCACCGACGACAGCGGTGCCCCGGTGCTCTCGGTCGACGGTCTGCACACCCGTCCGGTCAGCGCCGAACAGCTCTCGGCGGCAGGCCGATCCGTGCGCGAACCGCTGTTCCGGGTGCACTGGCCCCAGATCGCGGCGCCCACCGCCGACCCCGCCGTGCCGGTTCTCCCCTGGGATCGCCGCGGCGAGGCGGTCCCCGGTGCGGTGGTGTACTGGGAAAGTACCGACTTGGCCACCGACGGCGACGTCCCCGGCGCGCTCCGCACCGCCACGACCGCAGCGCTCGGTGCGCTGCGGGAATGGTTGGCGGAGGAGAACTACGCGGAGGTCACCCTCGTGGTGGTGACGCACGGCGCGGTCGCCGACACCGTCACGGATCTGGCCGGGTCCACCATCTGGGGCCTGGCGCGCTCGGCGCAGGCCGAGGCGACCGGACGCATCCTCGTCCTCGACATCGCGCCCGGCGCCGAGACCGAGATCGGGGCGATCGTCGGAGCCGCCGCGGCCACCGAGGAACTCGAATTGTTGTGGCGTGATGAGGCATTCGCGGCCTCCCGCCTGGTCCGGGTACCAGTCGCACCACCGCCGGAGTCCGCGGAACCTGCCTTCGGCACCGGAACCGTCCTGGTCACCGGTGGTACCGGTGGTCTCGGTGCGTTGGCCGCCCGACATCTGATCGGGGAGCACGGTGTCCGCAGGCTGCTGCTCGTCTCGCGCAGCGGTCCGGCCGCCACCGGCGCGGAGGAACTGCGCGCCGAACTGGCCGAGACCGGCGTCGAGGTCGAGATCGCCGCGTGCGATGTCTCCGACCGCGCGGAGTTGGCGGCCCTGCTGGCAGCGATCCCCGCCGAATATCCGCTGACCGGCATCGTCCATTCCGCCGGTGTCGCCGACGCCGGCTTGCTCGGTGACTCCACACCGGAGCGCCTCGACGCGGTGCTGCGACCCAAGGCCGATGCCGCCTGGTACCTGCACGAGCTCACCGCCGAGTTGCCGCTGTCGGCGTTCGTGCTGTTCTCCTCCATCGCCGGTGTCCTGGTCCCCGGTGGTCAGGGCCTCTACGCCGCGGCCAACGCGTTCCTCGACGGCCTCGCCACCCGCCGGCGCGCGGCCGGACTCCCGGCCACCAGCCTGGTGTACGGACTGTGGGAGACCGAGGCCGGGCTGGGCCGCCTGCTCGCCGACAGCGACCGGAAGCGCATGCAGCGCTTGGGCTTTCCCGCGCTGAGTGCGGAGGCCGGGTTGCGGCTGTTCGACGGTGCGGTGGCCTCGACCGACCCGGTCCTCGTCGCCACCGTGGTCGACCTCGCGGCGCTACGGGAACGCAACAACCAGGGCGGCCGGATCTACGCCCTGCCCCCGCTGCTGCGGGGATTGGTCGGCGGGCTCGGGAAGTCCGGCGGCCGCGACGCCGGCGCGTTGCGGCGTCAGCTGGCCGGGCTCTCGCCCGAACAGCGGCACGACGTTCTGCTCACCCTGGTCCGCAATTCGGCGGCCTCGGTCCTCGGACACGGCTCGGCCGCCGAGATCGAGGAGGAGCGGGCGTTCAGCGAACTCGGCTTCGACTCGCTGACCGGCGTGGAGTTCCGCAACAACCTGAAATCGGCCACTGGTCTGCAACTGCCCGCGACGCTGGTGTTCGACTACCCCACCAGCCGGGCGGTCGCCGAATACCTGCTCGGTGAACTGGACGACCTTCCGGCCGAGGCGGTGGTCCCCACGCTGTCGAGCACCACGCTGGACGAACCAGTCGCGATCGTGGGCATGGCCTGCCGCTATCCCGGTGGCGTCGCCTCACCCGAGGACTTGTGGCGGCTGGTCGACAACGGCGTCGACGCGGTCTCCGGATTCCCCGCCGATCGCGGGTGGGATGTCGCCAACCTCTACGACCCCGAACAGGGCGACAACGCGCAGACCGAGGAGGGCGGGTTCCTCTACGCCGCAGGCGATTTCGATCCCGCCTTCTTCGGGATCTCACCGCGCGAGGCGCTGACCATGGACCCACAGGAACGCTTGCTGCTCGAGACCGCCTGGGAGGCGATCGAGCGCGCCGGCGTCGACGCGACCACGCTGCGCGGCTCCGCGACCGGCGTTTTCGCCGGCTCGATGTATCACGACTACGGCTACGGCATGAACGCCGCGTCGAGTACCGGCGGCAGCCTGGTGTCCGGTCGCGTGTCCTACACGCTCGGATTGGAAGGCCCGTCGGTCACCGTGGACACCGCGTGCTCGTCGTCGCTGGTGGCGTTGCACCTCGCCGCGCAGGCGCTGCGTAACGGCGAATGCGAGTTGGCGCTCGCCGGTGGCGTGGCCGTCATGTCCACGCCCGCCATGTTCGCCGAATTCTCTCGGCAGGGCGGGCTTTCATCAGATGGGCGGTGTAAGTCGTTCTCGGAGTCGGCTGATGGGGTCGGTTGGGCCGAGGGTGTGGGTGTGCTGGTGTTGGAGCGGTTGTCGGATGCTCGGCGTCGTGGGCATCGGGTGTTGGCGGTGGTGCGTGGTTCGGCGGTGAATTCCGATGGTGCGTCGAATGGTTTGACGGCGCCGAATGGTCCTGCGCAGCAGCGGGTCATCCGGGCGGCATTGGCGAACGCGCGGCTGTCCGCGGGGGATGTCGATGTGGTCGAGGCGCACGGTACTGGCACGGTGCTGGGTGATCCGATCGAGGCCCAGGCGCTGTTGGCGACCTATGGTCAGAATCGCGGGGAGAGCGCACCGCTGTGGCTGGGGTCGTTGAAGTCGAACATGGGGCACGCGCAGGCCGCCGCGGGTGTCGCCGGGATCATCAAGATGATTCAGGCCATGCGGCACGAAGTACTGCCGCGATCGTTGTACGCGGACGTGCCCTCGGGGAAGGTCGACTGGTCGGCGGGCCAGGTCGAACTCCTTGTCCAAGAGCAGGCGTGGCCGGTGGGGGAGCGGGTGCGTCGGGCGGGTGTCTCCTCGTTCGGGATCTCGGGCACGAATGCTCATGTGATCGTGGAAGAACCGCCGCGCGATCTCGCGCCTGCGTCGGACGTTCCCGCCGAGCTGCCGGTCGCACCGGTCGTCCTGTCCGCCAGATCGGCGGTGGCACTGCGCGAACAGGCGCAGCGAGTGCTGTCCTGGCTGACCGATGTCGATCCCGCGATCGCCGTCGCCGACATCGGCGCCGGTCTCGCCGCGCGCGCTGCCCTGGAACACCGCGCCGCGGTGGTCGCCGCCGATCGCGGCGAACTCCGCGCCGCGCTGCACGCCATCGCGTCTGGTGACACCGTCGCCTCGGTGGTGCGGCGTTCCTCCCGGCTCGGTGTGCTGTTCTCGGGGCAGGGTTCGCAGCGGCTGGGTATGGGTCGACAGTTGTACGAGCGGTTCCCGGTTTTCGCGGCGGTCTTCGACGAGGTGTCGGGTGTGCTGGATGTGGAGCTGAGTCGTTGGCTGGGTGAGCCGGTGGTGTTGGCTGATGTGGTTTGGGGTGAAGACTCGGATCGGTTGGAGCAGACGGTGTTCGCGCAGGCGTCGTTGTTCGCGTTCGAGGTGTCGCTGTTCCGTCTGCTCGAATCCCTGGGTGTGCGTGTCGATGTCGTCGCGGGTCATTCGGTGGGTGAGATTTCGGCGGCGCATGTGGCGGGTGTGTTCTCGCTCGGTGACGCGGCACGTATGGTCGCGGCTCGTGGTGCGTTGATGCAGCGGCTCCCGGCTGGTGGTTCGATGGTTTCCGTCGCCGCGGCCGAGGAGACCGTGCGACCGCTGCTGGTTCCCGGTGTCGGGATCGCGGCGGTGAACAGCCCGGCGTCAGTGGTGATTTCGGGCTCCGACGCCACTGTCGAGACCGTCGTGGCCGCACTCACCGAACAGGGCGTGCGGACCAAGGCGCTGCGGGTGTCGCACGCGTTCCACTCCGACCTGATGGAACCCATGCTCAGCGAGTTCGAGAAGGAACTCGCCGGAATGGAATTCGGCACGCCACGGTTGACGGCGGTATCGACGGTGACCGGCGGACGGGTGGAGGACCAGTGGTCGGACCCGCGCTACTGGGTGGACCAGGTCCGCGCGCCCGTGCGCTTCGCCGACGCCGTCGCGACCATCGCCGCCGACGGCGTCACCACCTTCGTCGAGGTCGGCCCCGGGGCCGCCTTGTCGGTGCTCGGCCCGGAATGCGTTTCCGGTGGTGAGGCGGTGTTCCTGCCGGTCCTGCGTTCCGACGGTGACGAGGCTCGTGGCGTCCTCGGCCTGCTCGGCGGCCTGTTCACCCGCGGTGTCGGCATCGGCTGGGACAAGGTCTTCGGCACCCGGCCGCCGATCGATTTGCCCACCTACGCTTTTCAGCACGAACGCTTCTGGCTGCCCTCGGGCCAGCGGTCCACCGACGCGGCGGGCCTCGGCCAGCGCGCGGCCGGACATCCGCTGCTCGGGGCCGCGATCGAACTGCCCGACGGTTCGGTCGTGATGACCGGACGGCTCGATCGCAAGGCCCAGCCGTGGCTGGCCGATCACGCCGTCCTCGGCACCGTGCTCGTGCCGGGCACGGGACTGGTCGAGATGGCACTGCAAGCCGGTGGCCAGGTGGGCTGCGACCACCTGGACGAACTGACCCTGCACGCGCCGCTACTGGTTCCCGAGTCCGGCGGTGTCCAGGTGCGCGTCTCGGTGGGGACACCCGGTGAGCAGGGGCAGCGGCCGGTCACCGTCCACAGCCGCGCGGAGAGCACCGGTGTCGAGCCGGTGTGGATGCTGCACGCCGAAGGCGCGCTGCGTGCCACCGCCGAGGACGCCGACCGCACCGGCTTCGACGAGCTGCTCGACTGGCCCCCACGGGACGCGACGCCGCTGGCGATCGAGGGCGCCTATGAGCTCCTCGCCGACAACGGCTACACCTACGGCCCCACCTTCCAGGGGCTGCGACAGGCGTGGCAGCGTGGCAACGAGCTGTTCGCCGAGGTCTCGCTGCGCGAGAACGCCTTCGCCGACGCCGCGCGCTTCGGTCTGCATCCGGCCCTGCTGGATTCGGCCCTGCACGCGATCCTGCTCAGCTGGGGTGTCGGCGGCGAGCGGCAGATGCTGCTGCCGTATTCGTGGCGCGGCGTCGCCCAGCAGCTGACCGGCGCGACCAGCCTGCGCGTGCGGATGACACCCAAGGCCGACAACGCGCTGAGCGTGTACGCGGCCGACGAGAGCGGGTCGCCGGTCCTGGCCGTCGACGCGCTGCACACCCGGCCGGTGAGCATCGACCAGCTGGCGCCGGGCGCCTCGGCGCCCTCGGCCCCGATGTACCGGGTCGACTGGACACCGGTGCCGCCACCGTCGACGGAAACGACCCTGCCGGTGCTGGACTGGGCACAGCGCGACGAGGTCGGGCAGGGGACGGTCGTCGTCTGGGAACCCACCCCGGTCGACGGCGAGGTTCCCGACGCGGTCCGCGCGGCGACCCACGAGGCGCTGGCGGTTCTGCAGGAATGGATCAGCGAGGAGCGCTACGCCGGCGCCGTGCTGGTGGTCCGCACCTGTGGCGCCGTCGCGGCGACCCCGGGTGAATCCGCGGATCTGGTCGGCGCCGCCGTGCGCGGGCTGGCCCGGTCGGCGCAGACCGAGGCGGCGGGGCGCATCGTCGTCCTCGACATCGCGCCCGGCGCGCAGGTGCCTGCCGATGCCGCGGTCGTCACCGGCGAGCCCGAACTGATCCATCGTGACGGCACGTTCCTGCAGCCACGACTGCTTCGCCTGGCCAGACCGGAAGACGGCCAGTCCTTCTCGGCCGAGGGCACGGCGCTGATCACCGGCGGCACCGGTGGCCTCGGCGCCCTGGTGGCCCGGCATCTGGTCACCGCGCACGGCGTGCGCGACCTGCTGCTGGTCTCGCGCAGCGGTGCGGCCGCCGCCGGCGCGCAGGAATTGCGCGCCGAACTGGTCGAGCTCGGCGCCACCGTCGGCATCGAGGCCTGTGACGTGGCCGATCGCGCCGACCTCGCCCGCGTGCTGGCCGGCATCCCGGCCGACCGGCCGCTGACCTCCGTGGTCCATTCCGCCGGTGTCCTCGACGACGCCATGATCGGCTCGCTCACCCCGGAACGCCTCGACACGGTGTTGCGCCCCAAGTCCGACGCGGCCTGGCACCTGCACGAACTCACCGCGCACCAGCCGCTGTCGGCGTTCGTGCTGTTCTCCTCCATCGCCGGCGTCCTCGGCGCGGCGGGTCAGGGCAACTACGCCGCGGCCAACACCGCGCTCGGCGCGCTGGCCGCCCACCGCAAAGCCGCCGGGCTGCCCGCCCTGACGGTGGCGTGGGGTCTGTGGGACCTCGGCATGGGCGAGGGACTGGCCGACCAGGATCGCAAGCGCATGGCGCGTATCGGGCTCGGCGCCCTGCAACCCGAGCAGGGCCTCGGCATGCTCGACGACGCACTGCGCACCGACACCGATGTCGTGGTGCTGGCGAAGTTCGACCGCACCGCGCTCGGCGCGGCGGGCGCCATGGTGCCGCCGCTGCTGCGGACCCTGGCGGGCGGTGCGGCGAAGCCGGGTCGCGATTCCGGTGCGCTGCGCAGGCAGCTGTCGAACATGACCCCGGACCAGCAGCACACCGTGGTGCTCAAGCTGGTGCGCTCGGTCGCCGCGGCGGTACTCGGCCACGGCTCGGCCAACGAGATCGAGGAGGACCGGGCGTTCAGCGAACTCGGCTTCGACTCGCTGACCAGCGTGGAGTTCCGCAACCACCTCAACGCCGCGACCGGCCTGCCGCTCCCGGCGACGTTGGTCTTCGACTATCCGACCCCGACGGCGCTGGCGCACAACATCGTCGAGTCCCTCGGCATCGAGAAGACCGACAGCACCTCGCTGCTCATCAAGGACATCGACCGTCTCGGCGAGTCGATCGCGACCCAGGTCACCGACGACCGGGACCGGGCCAAGATCATCGGCCAGCTCGAGCTGCTGATCGACAAGTGGCGCGACACCGGCGGTCTGCTCGAGGACAGCGCGGGCGTCACCGACTACAGCGAGGTCTCCGACGACGAGCTGTTCGCCGTCCTCGACGACGAGCTGGACCTCCAGTGA